The Zalophus californianus isolate mZalCal1 chromosome X, mZalCal1.pri.v2, whole genome shotgun sequence genome window below encodes:
- the MID1IP1 gene encoding mid1-interacting protein 1 has translation MMQICDTYNQKHSLFNAMNRFIGAVNNMDQTVMVPSLLRDVPLAEPGLDNDVGVGVGGSGGCLEERTTPAPGPGSANGSFFAPSRDMYSHYVLLKSIRNDIEWGVLHQPPPPAGSEEGNAWKSKDILVDLSHLEGAEAGEEDLEQQFHYHLRGLHTVLSKLTRKANILTNRYKQEIGFSNWGH, from the coding sequence ATGATGCAGATCTGCGACACCTACAACCAGAAGCACTCGCTCTTTAACGCCATGAACCGCTTCATCGGCGCGGTGAACAACATGGACCAGACGGTGATGGTGCCCAGCCTGCTGCGCGACGTGCCCCTGGCCGAGCCCGGGCTGGACAACGACGTCGGCGTGGGGGTGGGCGGCAGTGGCGGCTGCCTGGAGGAGCGCACGaccccggcccccggcccgggCAGCGCCAACGGCAGCTTTTTCGCGCCTTCCCGGGACATGTACAGCCACTACGTGCTGCTCAAGTCCATCCGCAACGACATCGAGTGGGGGGTCCTGCaccagccgccgccgccggcgGGGAGCGAGGAGGGCAACGCCTGGAAGTCCAAGGACATCCTGGTGGACCTGAGCCACCTAGAGGGCGCGGAAGCCGGCGAGGAGGACCTGGAACAGCAGTTCCACTACCACCTGCGCGGGCTGCACACTGTGCTCTCCAAACTCACGCGTAAAGccaacatcctcaccaacagaTACAAGCAGGAGATCGGCTTCAGCAATTGGGGCCACTGA
- the LOC113931372 gene encoding uncharacterized protein LOC113931372, translated as MISWENAQIRRWVALHPWQQLLQKRLRKTRPGWRQKAPRLPSPSSWPSSGPRREHHASTCTRHAQPPFLRKSPDTELRLLLVPFPRRLIINEFVVSAPRHYRFRVGGSVCNQGAFRSSHSGSVCLAHPNQQASPPSGRSGRRHLCPLSVRPSPNWPALLSGLAGCGCSLPPLPCPALRGPGRPGQGALPPPGYQARGGAGPARPALAVEGARRVLLAVIPAWAFYLGAAGEAGGGDTGGGP; from the coding sequence ATGATCTCTTGGGAAAACGCGCAGATCAGACGGTGGGTTGCTCTTCATCCCTGGCAGCAGCTGTTACAGAAAAGATTGAGAAAGACCCGGCCTGGATGGAGGCAAAAGGCTCcgaggctcccctcccccagcagctggCCAAGCTCAGGGCCACGGCGGGAACACCACGCGTCCACGTGCACCAGGCATGCCCAGCCACCCTTCTTACGTAAGAGCCCTGATACGGAGTTGCGGCTGCTGCTGGTCCCTTTTCCCCGACGGCTAATAATAAACGAGTTCGTAGTTTCTGCGCCACGGCACTATCGATTCAGGGTTGGGGGCTCCGTTTGCAACCAGGGTGCATTTCGGTCATCCCACTCCGGGAGCGTGTGCCTGGCCCACCCAAACCAGCAGGCCAGCCCGCCCTCTGGCCGGTCCGGACGCCGGCATCTTTGCCCGCTCAGTGTCCGGCCCTCCCCCAACTGGCCTGCTCTGCTCTCGGGGCTGGCGGGGTGCggctgctccctccctcctctgccctgccctgccctgcggGGCCCGGGGCGGCCCGGCCAGGGCGCCCTCCCTCCGCCCGGGTATCAGGCGAGAGGCGGAGCTGGCCCGGCGCGCCCCGCCCTCGCTGTAGAAGGGGCCAGGAGAGTGTTACTCGCGGTCATCCCGGCCTGGGCCTTTTATCTTGGCGCTGCCGGGGAGGCGGGAGGAGGAGACACCGGGGGTGGCCCTTGA